The window ATCGACCAGACCTACCAGATCATCGCATTCGCGTCTGGGATTCTGAATGCCTCTGGGCCACCGCATAAAAAACGGCACGCGATGTCCACCTTCGTAAATATCCCTTTTGCCTCCGCGATAAATACCATTGCTATGATGACCAAATTCGTCAATCCGCCCACGCCACGAATTCTCAGGACCATTATCACTGGTATATACAACAATCGTATTGTCATCCAATCCCGATTGTTCCAGATAATTCAGCACGCGCCCTACATGGTAATCCGTCTCAATCACGAACTCACCATAGCCACCACAATCGCCCTGATTCCAAAATTCCTCACGCGGACATACGGGATAGTGCGGCGATGTAAATGGCAGGTATAAAAAAAACGGCTTACCACTTTTGGCGCTTGCTTCTTTGCCCTGCATCCACGCAATCGCCTTATCGGTAAACCGCGTCAAACACTCATTGTCAATAAAATCAGGCGCAACCTCCATCCCCATTGTGCCCAATGCTTCAAGCGTTTCTTCTGGCGTATTCTCATACGGCGGCATGATGCGATAATCCATATGCCGGTTATTGGGTTTCTTTGCCGTATAAACTGTCGGCGGTACTCTGGCATATCGCCCTTCAAACCAGGCGAGAATTCCATAATTGAGCGAAGCGGGTATGCCATAGAAATAATCAAATCCTTTATCCAACGGCATATCGGTAACAGGCTGACGCCAATCGCGATTGCCCACCTCGCCAGGAAAATTCATACCCAGATGCCACTTGCCAACCATCGCCGTATCATATCCATTTGTCCCAAACATTGAAGCCAGCGTCATACGCTCGTCTGTAATCAGACACGGCACTTCCGCGGGAAAAACGCCCTGTTTCTTCAACGTCCGCCAGGAATAGCGTCCAGTCAGCAATCCATAACGCGAAGGCGTGCAAACCGTATCTGAGCAATGCCCATTGGTAAAAGCAATCCCTTCTGCTGCCAACCGATCCAGATTTGGCGTCTGAAACTTCGCATCCGGATTCAGGCAACTCGCGTCCCCATATCCCTGATCATCTGTAAAAATCACGATCACATTGGGCTTCTCTGCCATACAAAGGGTCCTTTCTCAAGAGCTACCAGGGCACCACTGTGCCATTATTTTGAAAGAATCCACCACTGTCCTCCATGGTCAGCTTGTCCAGCGTGCCGGTCATCAGCCCAACAGATTCCTCTACAGAGATCGTACCGTTCGGATTCATGCCTGTGAGTACAGCCCCCGGTGTGATCGCAACCACCACAATATTGCGGTCGGCGAGCCTGACGGACAACCGCCTGGCAAGCATATTGACCCCTGCTTTGGCAATGGCGTAAGCATCCATTTCGTTCTGACGGTTAGCGCGCGCGATACTGCCCACGCCAGAAGAGGTCAGCACCAGCTTTGCCCCGTCGTTCAGCAGTGGCGTAACCATTTGTGCAAACAAAGCAGAACCAATGGTATGCACCTCAAAAGTAATCGCAAAACTCTCCGTGTTCCACTCGCCAAAAGGTTTCCCACTACCCGAGCCAGCATTGTTGATAGCAATATCAATACGCACCCCTTGCTGAGCCAGGGATTCCCCCAACCGGTCGAAATGTTCTTCATTCGACAGATCCAACTGCTCGATCAACAGCTTATTCCCATACTCTTCCTTCAGCGCAATCAGATCTGTTGCCTCCGCTGGCGTCCGGCAAGTGGCCACGACAGAATCACCCGCGTTCAGATAATGCTTCACCCACCCAAGCCCAATTCCTCGATTCGAGCCGGTTACAATCACTGTCTGCCCTGTCGCATCTTTAGTTTCCATGTAAATCCCTTCATTTCTAAAGGTGTGTAGTGAATTTAGCCACCCAGAATCATATCTGCTACTTTCTCCCCGATCATCATACAGGGCGCGTTGGTATTTGCATTGATAATAAATGGCATAATCGAAGCATCTGCAACGCGCAACCCTTCAATTCCGTGCACCTGAAGTCGATTGTTCACCACAGCCATATCATCGTTGCCCATCTTACACGTACCCACCGGATGGTAAATAGTCGTTGAATAATTGCGAATAAAGTCGATCAATGCCTGATCATCCTGCACATCATCTCCCGGGAAAAATTCTTGCCCGCGATATCGGTCAAAAGCTTGTGCATGTACAATTTTTCGCGCCAGTTTAACACCTTCCAGCATCACGCGAACGTCGGCCTCTTCAACCAGGCATTGGGGATCGATCAAGGGTGCAACAAACGGATCTGACGAACGCAGCTTAAGGTCTCCTACACTTTTTGTGCCCACCAGCCCCGGCAGAATTGTGAATCCATGCCCCTCCATCTCTTGAGACCCGTGCAAAACAAACCAATCAGGTCCAAAATGAAATTGCAATTCTGGCGCGAATGCATCGGCAGACAATTTCACGAACCCGCCCGCTTCCCCCAAATTGGAAGTGAGCAATCCCATTCTTTCGTTCTGGTACCTGATCGCTTGCTCGGGATTATCTTTGCCAGCCTGCGCAATCTCCTCAGTACAGGCATACGCAATCCCGACTTGAACGTGCTCCATCAAATTTTGTCCCACACCCGGCAATGCCTTAACAACCGAAATACCTAGCGCATTGAGATGTTCTGGCGGACCAATGCCCGACAGCATCAGCAACTGAGGAGAATTGATAGCCCCGCCACAAAGTACCACTTCCCTATCCGCCTCAACCGCATGCTTCTCTCCTTCGTGCATGTAATGAACACCCACACACCTGTTGCCGTCAAATTTAAGGTGTGTAACGTAGGCGTATGGAATCGCGGTAAAGTTGTCTCGCTCCAATGCCGGGTACAAATATCCCACCGCCGCGCTGCACCTCTGACCTTCCTTCTGTGTAACCTGATACAGGCCAAACCCTTCCTGATCTCCGTCATTAAAATCTCGATTCAGACGGAACCCCACCTGCTGAGCCGCTTCGACAAACGCCACACTCAGTGGATTTGGATCCCGAGGGTCTGATACGTAAATGGGACCTCCTGTCCCATGATATTCAGAGCCGCCCCGCGTCTGGTGCTGCATCTTCTTGAAATAGGGCAACACATCGACATACGCCCAGCCGTCATTCCCCATCGCAGCCCACTGATCGTAATCGCTCGGATGACCTCGCTGATAGACCATCGCATTGATAGAACTCGAACCGCCGTACATTTTGCCGCGCGGCACGTAATCCCGTCGCCCATTAAACCCGGCTTGCGGTGTGGTTTCGTAATCCCAATCTTTATCCGTATGAAACAGATCTGGAAAACGCGCAGGAATGTGAATCGCGTCCCGATCATCCGGTCCACCGGCTTCCAACAATAAAACGCGATACTGCCCACTTTCACTCAAACGACCAGCAACAGCACACCCAGCCGATCCCGCACCAACAATGATGTAGTCGTAATTCATATCGCTACACAGCCTTTCCGGAGTCAGAATTAAGGAACCGATCATTTCTTTGCCAAGATCTCTATGAATCGATCGTTTCTTTAACAAGGAAATCAGCTTAAAAAAATTACAGGAACATCGCTTTCATAAAT is drawn from Gemmatimonadota bacterium and contains these coding sequences:
- a CDS encoding SDR family NAD(P)-dependent oxidoreductase, whose amino-acid sequence is METKDATGQTVIVTGSNRGIGLGWVKHYLNAGDSVVATCRTPAEATDLIALKEEYGNKLLIEQLDLSNEEHFDRLGESLAQQGVRIDIAINNAGSGSGKPFGEWNTESFAITFEVHTIGSALFAQMVTPLLNDGAKLVLTSSGVGSIARANRQNEMDAYAIAKAGVNMLARRLSVRLADRNIVVVAITPGAVLTGMNPNGTISVEESVGLMTGTLDKLTMEDSGGFFQNNGTVVPW
- a CDS encoding choline dehydrogenase — encoded protein: MNYDYIIVGAGSAGCAVAGRLSESGQYRVLLLEAGGPDDRDAIHIPARFPDLFHTDKDWDYETTPQAGFNGRRDYVPRGKMYGGSSSINAMVYQRGHPSDYDQWAAMGNDGWAYVDVLPYFKKMQHQTRGGSEYHGTGGPIYVSDPRDPNPLSVAFVEAAQQVGFRLNRDFNDGDQEGFGLYQVTQKEGQRCSAAVGYLYPALERDNFTAIPYAYVTHLKFDGNRCVGVHYMHEGEKHAVEADREVVLCGGAINSPQLLMLSGIGPPEHLNALGISVVKALPGVGQNLMEHVQVGIAYACTEEIAQAGKDNPEQAIRYQNERMGLLTSNLGEAGGFVKLSADAFAPELQFHFGPDWFVLHGSQEMEGHGFTILPGLVGTKSVGDLKLRSSDPFVAPLIDPQCLVEEADVRVMLEGVKLARKIVHAQAFDRYRGQEFFPGDDVQDDQALIDFIRNYSTTIYHPVGTCKMGNDDMAVVNNRLQVHGIEGLRVADASIMPFIINANTNAPCMMIGEKVADMILGG
- a CDS encoding arylsulfatase; the protein is MAEKPNVIVIFTDDQGYGDASCLNPDAKFQTPNLDRLAAEGIAFTNGHCSDTVCTPSRYGLLTGRYSWRTLKKQGVFPAEVPCLITDERMTLASMFGTNGYDTAMVGKWHLGMNFPGEVGNRDWRQPVTDMPLDKGFDYFYGIPASLNYGILAWFEGRYARVPPTVYTAKKPNNRHMDYRIMPPYENTPEETLEALGTMGMEVAPDFIDNECLTRFTDKAIAWMQGKEASAKSGKPFFLYLPFTSPHYPVCPREEFWNQGDCGGYGEFVIETDYHVGRVLNYLEQSGLDDNTIVVYTSDNGPENSWRGRIDEFGHHSNGIYRGGKRDIYEGGHRVPFFMRWPRGIQNPRRECDDLVGLVDLMATFAEVVGAELPADAGEDSQSFAKILSDPDTPHERLPLINHGAGGRFAITEGTWKLIMAHRDEPLELYDLANDPGETKNAIGDHPEIVADLTDKITSIVCNGRTTPGENQANDTDYWDDLTWISSEDYRARQLR